A part of Cryptococcus neoformans var. neoformans JEC21 chromosome 4 sequence genomic DNA contains:
- a CDS encoding phosphatidyl-N-methylethanolamine N-methyltransferase, putative — protein sequence MSKLPPIPSWIPGADLLHPTFRYTTPAIPSTVDELHKLLEPKTSLYAFVAMTAFNPIFWNFVARNEYRNKTITKVVRSPLVGCYLLAITIFSISAFRDHLFLGAVKDQPSLAILGHPAIKAAAIALFASGQTFVITSMWALGVTGTYLGDYFGILMSHRVTSFPFNVLSDPMYVGSFLTHLGTALWFQSPAGIVLAAWVWIVYAVALKFEGPFTDKIYSAKNKKVDGHSSTSPVLTPTSATFPATPSRRSGRLAARASAPNSDADSDSGSASAAPTKATPRKAARKSVARGEVATPRRVTRSRSQGLASGVSGEE from the exons ATGTCTAAGCTTCCCCCCATCCCCTCATGGATCCCCGGCGCCgaccttctccatcccacTTTCCGATACACTACTCCCGCCATCCCTTCCACCGTTGATGAGCTTCACAAGTTACTTGAACCCAAGACCAGCTTGTACGCCTTTGTTGCCATGACCGCCTTCAACCCTATCTTCTGGAATTTTGTGGCGCGAAATG AATACCGTAACAAGACCATCACCAAAGTTGTGCGATCTCCTTTGGTCGGCTGCTACCTTTTGGCAATTActatcttctccatctctgctTTTAGAGACCACCT GTTCCTCGGCGCCGTCAAGGACCAGCCCTCTCTCGCCATTCTTGGCCACCCTGCTATCAAGGCTGCTGCCATTGCCCTCTTCGCTTCTGGTCAGACATTTGTCATCACCTCGATGTGGGCTTTAGGTGTCACTGGCACTTATCTCGGTGACTATTTTGGCATCCTCATGTCCCACCGTGTGacttctttcccattcaACGTCCTTTCCGACCCCATGTATGTTGGCTCTTTCCTTACCCACTTGGGTACTGCTTTGTGGTTCCAATCTCCTGCGGGTATTGTTCTTGCTGCTTGGGTCTGGATTGTCTACGCCGTCGCTCTCAAGTTTGAGGG TCCCTTCACCGACAAGATCTACTCCgccaagaacaagaaggtcgatggacattcttccacttctccTGTACTTACCCCTACGTCCGCTACGTTCCCTGCTACCCCTTCCCGACGATCCGGTCGACTTGCTGCCAGGGCTTCCGCACCCAATTCTGATGCGGACTCTGACAGTGGTAGTGCCAGCGCTGCGCCTACCAAAGCTACTCCCAGAAAAGCTGCCAGGAAGAGTGTCGCCAGGGGCGAAGTGGCTACTCCTAGACGAGTGACCAGGAGCCGAAGTCAAGGCCTTGCTAGCGGCGTTAGTGGGGAGGAATAG
- a CDS encoding translation elongation factor 2, whose translation MVNFTVDEIRALMDKPTNIRNMSVIAHVDHGKSTLTDSLVSKAGIIASSKAGEMRFTDTRQDEIDRGITIKSTAISMYFPLDKDDVAEIKQKTDGNEFLINLIDSPGHVDFSSEVTAALRVTDGALVVVDCVEGVCVQTETVLRQSLGERVKPILIINKVDRALLELQVSKEDLYQSFCRTIESVNVIISTYTDPALGDSMVYPEQGTVAFGSGLHGWAFSLRNFAGRYSKKFGVDKAKLMPKLWGDNYFNPKTRKWTKSADAGVERAFNMFVLDPIFRLFDSIMNFKKDEIPKLLEKLEIKLTSEERDLEGKQLLKVVMRKFLPAGDSLLEMICINLPSPVTAQKYRVETLYEGPMDDESAIGIRDCDPKGPLMVYVSKMVPTSDKGRFYAFGRVFSGTVSSGPKVRIQGPNFVPGKKDDSVIKSIQRTVLMMGRSTEAIEDCPAGNIIGLVGVDQFLLKSGTLTTSETAHNMRVMKFSVSPVVQVAVECKNASDLPKLVEGLKRLSKSDPCVKTWMGDSGEIIVAGAGELHLEICLNDLENDHAGVPLRKSDPVVGYRETVTAESSMIALSKSQNKHNRLYVKAEPLGEELTRDIEEGKVAPRDDPKIRARYLADTYGWDVTEARKIWCFGPDTTGPNVFLDGSKAVQYMNEIKDSCVAAFQWATKEGGVAEEPMRGVRFNILDCTLHADAIHRGGGQIIPTARRVCYAAQLLATPAFQEPMFLVEIAVPESAQGGVYSCLNVRRGHVFSAEQRPGTPMYTLKAYLPVSESFGFNADLRAATGGQAFPQAVFDHWEEMNSNPTEVGSKTNLLAVNIRTRKGLKPDVPPYDTYYDKL comes from the exons ATG GTTAA CTTCACCGTCGACGAAATCCGTGCGCTTATGG ACAAGCCCACCAACATTCGAAACATGTCCGTCATCGCGCACGTCGACCACGGAAAGTCCACTCTTACCGACTCTCTTGTCTCGAAGGCCGGTATCATTGCTTCCTCCAAGGCTGGTGAGATGCGATTCACCGACACTCG TCAGGACGAGATTGATCGTGGTATCACCATCAAGTCCACTGCCATCTCTATGTACTTCCCCCTTGACAAGGATGATGTTGCTGAGATCAAGCAGAAGACCGATG GTAACGAGTTCTTGATCAACTTGATCGACTCTCCCGGTCACGTTGACTTCTCCTCTGAAGTTACCGCCGCTCTCCGTGTCACTGACGG TGCTCTTGTCGTTGTTGACTGTGTTGAGGGTGTCTGTGTCCAGACCGAGACTGTGCTCCGTCAGTCTTTGGGTGAACGAGTCAAGCCCATCCTTATCATTAACAAGGTCGACCGAGCTCTTCTCGAGTTGCAGGTTTCCAAGGAAGACCTTTACCAGTCTTTCTGCCGAACCATTGAGTCCGTCAACGTTATCATCTCCACCTACACCGACCCCGCTCTCGGAGACAGCATGGTTTACCCCGAGCAGGGTACCGTCGCCTTCGGTTCCGGTCTCCACGGTTGGGCTTTCTCTCTCCGAAACTTCGCTGGCCGATACTCCAAGAAGTTCGGTGTTGACAAGGCTAAGCTCATGCCCAAGCTTTGGGGTGACAACTACTTCAACCCCAAGACTAGGAAGTGGACCAAGTCTGCCGACGCCGGTGTCGAGCGTGCGTTCAACATGTTCGTCCTTGACCCCATCTTCCGTCTTTTCGACTCTATCATGAActtcaagaaggatgagatcCCCAAGCTCCTCGAGAAGCTCGAGATCAAGCTTACTTCCGAGGAGAGGGACCTCGAGGGCAAGCAGCTCCTCAAGGTTGTTATGCGAAAGTTCCTCCCCGCTGGTGACTCTCTTCTCGAGATGATCTGTATCAACCTTCCCTCTCCCGTTACCGCTCAGAAGTACCGTGTTGAGACTCTTTACGAGGGTCCCATGGACGACGAATCCGCCATCGGTATTAGGGACTGTGACCCCAAGGGTCCTTTGATGGTCTACGTCTCCAAGATGGTTCCCACTTCCGACAAGGGCCGATTCTACGCTTTCGGTCGAGTCTTCTCCGGTACCGTTTCTTCCGGCCCTAAGGTCCGAATCCAGGGTCCTAACTTCGTTCCcggcaagaaggatgacTCCGTTATCAAGTCTATTCAGCGAACCGTTCTCATGATGGGTCGATCCACCGAGGCCATCGAGGACTGTCCTGCTGGTAACATTATCGGTTTGGTCGGTGTTGACCAGTTCTTGCTCAAGAGCGGCACCCTTACTACCTCCGAGACTGCCCACAACATGCGAGTCATGAAGTTCTCTGTCTCCCCTGTCGTGCAAGTCGCCGTTGAGTGTAAGAACGCCTCTGACCTCCCCAAGCTTGTCGAGGGTCTTAAGCGACTTTCCAAGTCCGACCCTTGTGTCAAGACCTGGATGGGTGACTCTGGTGAGATCATCGTTGCTGGTGCCGGTGAGCTCCACTTGGAAATCTGTCTTAACGACCTCGAGAACGACCACGCCGGTGTTCCTCTCCGAAAGTCCGACCCCGTTGTCGGCTACCGAGAGACCGTCACCGCCGAGTCTTCCATGATCGCTCTTTCCAAGTCTCAGAACAAGCATAACCGACTCTACGTCAAGGCTGAGCCTCTTGGTGAGGAACTTACCCGAGACATTGAGGAGGGTAAGGTCGCTCCCCGAGATGACCCCAAGATCCGTGCTCGATACCTTGCCGACACTTACGGTTGGGATGTTACCGAGGCTAGGAAGATCTGGTGTTTCGGTCCCGACACTACCGGTCCTAACGTCTTCCTTGACGGTTCCAAGGCTGTTCAGTACATGAACGAAATCAAGGACTCTTGTGTTGCTGCCTTCCAATGGGCTACCAAAGAGGGTGGTGTTGCTGAGGAGCCTATGCGAGGTGTCCGATTCAACATCCTCGACTGTACT CTTCACGCCGATGCCATTCACCGAGGTGGTGGTCAGATCATCCCCACCGCTCGACGAGTCTGCTACGCCGCTCAGCTCCTCGCCACTCCCGCCTTCCAAGAGCCCATGTTCTTGGTCGAGATTGCCGTTCCCGAGTCTGCCCAGGGTGGTGTTTAC TCTTGTCTTAACGTCCGACGAGGTCACGTCTTCTCCGCCGAGCAAAGACCTGGTACCCCCATGTACACACTCAAGGCTTACTTGCCCGTTTCCGAGTCCTTCGGTTTCAACGCTGATCTCCGAGCTGCTACTGGTGGTCAGGCGTTCCCTCAGGCC GTGTTCGACCACtgggaggagatgaacaGTAACCCCACTGAGGTCGGAAGCAAGACCAACT TGCTCGCCGTCAACATCCGAACCAGGAAGGGTCTTAAGCCCGATGTCCCTCCTTATGACACTTACTATGACAAGCTCTAA